Proteins co-encoded in one Rhopalosiphum maidis isolate BTI-1 chromosome 2, ASM367621v3, whole genome shotgun sequence genomic window:
- the LOC113551878 gene encoding F-box/LRR-repeat protein 16 has translation MTSQGVVERASAELSKRINGLTLRAANKPSPSASGGGGGGTAAGVTGSPSRAPRTGTSVMERVTNVLCGGGTGGGGGLISGGSGSGGIQYPRFRGRTPVRNRVAAYRIKRPITWPELMRDEQFLNGFFMYFSAAERVPLSRVCVRWRDVLYRSPKFWYNVRPVIRCKQLRSYNYADKAAVFKSFVAREMTAITIYGAQDQDTVEFVNTYPFPNKNILALCLQSSSVTDRGLESFLDHLQGVWQLELVGCNEITEAGLWACLTPRIVSLTLSDCINVADDAVGAVAQMLPALNEFTLQAYHVTDAALGFFSSRQSNSLSALRLHSCWELTNHGIVNIVHSLPNLTVLSLSGCSKITDDGIELIAENLPKLQILDLSWCPRVTDAALEYIACDLVGLEQLVLDRCIHITDIGIGYISTMICLQALFLRWCSQLRNFSIQHLCGMRHLRILSLAGCHLLTSSGLSSLIQMRHLEELELTNCAGASPELLEYLHEHLPSCLIVR, from the exons ATGACCAGCCAAGGCGTCGTGGAACGTGCCAGCGCCGAACTGTCGAAGCGCATCAACGGACTGACGCTGCGAGCGGCCAACAAACCGTCGCCGTCGGCttccggcggcggcggcggcggcaccgCGGCCGGCGTGACCGGTTCGCCGTCCCGAGCCCCGCGAACTGGTACCAGTGTCATGGAGCGAGTCACCAACGTGCTGTGCGGTGGCGGTACCGGTGGCGGCGGTGGCCTCATTTCTGGCGGCTCCGGTTCCGGCGGCATCCAGTACCCGCGGTTCCGCGGCCGGACGCCCGTCCGCAACCGCGTGGCCGCGTACCGGATCAAGCGGCCGATCACGTGGCCAGAGTTGATGCGCGACGAGCAGTTTCTCAACGGGTTCTTCATGTACTTCTCGGCCGCGGAGCGCGTGCCGCTATCCCGTGTGTGCGTCCGGTGGCGCGACGTGCTGTATAGATCTCCAAAGTTCTGGTACAACGTGCGGCCGGTGATTCGTTGCAAACAGCTCAGGTCGTACAACTACGCGGACAAGGCGGCGGTGTTCAAGTCGTTTGTGGCCAGGGAGATGACGGCCATCACCATTTACGGCGCCCAGGACCAAGACACGGTCGAGTTCGTCAACACATACCCGTTTCCCAACAAAAACATATTGGCGCTATGCTTGCAGTCGTCCAGCGTCACCGATAGGGGATTGGAATCATTCTTGGACCATTTGCAG GGTGTTTGGCAACTGGAGCTGGTCGGATGCAACGAGATCACGGAGGCCGGCCTGTGGGCATGCTTGACGCCTAGAATCGTGTCGCTGACCCTGAGCGATTGCATAAATGTGGCCGACGACGCTGTCGGCGCCGTAGCTCAGATGCTGCCAGCCCTCAACGAGTTCACGCTGCAAGCGTACCACGTCACCGACGCCGCCTTGGGATTCTTCTCGTCCAGGCAGTCCAACAGCCTGTCCGCGCTAAGGCTGCATTCGTGCTGGGAGCTCACCAACCACGGCATTGTAAATATTG TTCACTCACTTCCCAATCTTACTGTACTAAGTTTATCAGGTTGCAGTAAAATCACTGACGATGGGATCGAATTGATTGCCGAAAATCTGCCAAAATTACAAATCTTAGACTTATCTTGGTGTCCTCGTGTTACCGATGCAGCTCTGGAATACATTGCTTGTGATCTAGTTGGATTAGAACAGTTGGTCTTGGACag gtgcATACACATTACTGACATTGGTATAGGGTATATATCAACAATGATATGTTTACAAGCGTTATTTCTGCGTTGGTGTTCACAACTACGAAATTTTAGCATACAACACTTATGTGGCATGCGTCATTTAAGGATACTCTCACTTGctg gttgTCATTTGTTAACCTCCAGTGGTTTATCCAGTTTAATTCAAATGCGACATTTAGAAGAATTAGAACTGACAAATTGTGCTGGTGCATCACCAGAATTATTGGAATATTTGCATGAGCATTTACCATCATGTTTAATCGTCagataa